The following coding sequences are from one Epinephelus fuscoguttatus linkage group LG7, E.fuscoguttatus.final_Chr_v1 window:
- the tuba5 gene encoding tubulin alpha 5 — translation MRECISIHVGQAGVQTGNACWELFCLEHGVGPDGVSLESPAEPNSREDPFNTFFNTGSSGHHVPRAIYVDLEPTVVDEVRVGKYRELFHPEQLISGKEDAANNYARGHYTVGKEIIDGVMERVRKMTDQCTGLQGFLVFHSFGGGTGSGFTSLLMERLSVDYGKKSKLEFAVYPAPQVSTAVVEPYNAILTTHTTLEHSDCAFMVDNEAIYDICRRNMDIDSPGYTNLNRLIGQIVSSITASLRFDGSLNVDLMEFQTNLVPFPRIHFPLVTYSPIISAEKAYHEQLTVSEITSACFEPTNQMVKCDPRHGKYMACCMLYRGDVVPKDVNAAIANIKTRRSIQFVDWCPTGFKVGINYQPPTAVPGGDLAKVQRAVCMLSNTTAIAEAWSRLDHKFDLMYAKRAFVHWYVGEGMEEGEFAEAREDLACLERDYEDLGQTYPDSENDDEDQEY, via the exons ATG AGGGAGTGCATCTCCATCCACGTGGGTCAGGCAGGTGTCCAGACAGGAAACGCCTGCTGGGAGCTCTTCTGCCTCGAACATGGCGTCGGTCCTGATGGCGTCTCCTTGGAGAGTCCTGCAGAACCAAACTCTCGTGAAGACCCATTCAACACCTTCTTCAACACTGGCAGCTCTGGGCATCATGTTCCCAGAGCGATCTATGTGGACCTGGAGCCCACAGTGGTTG ATGAGGTAAGAGTTGGAAAGTACAGAGAGCTTTTCCACCCTGAGCAGCTGATCTCTGGAAAGGAGGATGCAGCCAACAACTACGCACGAGGCCATTACACTGTCGGGAAAGAAATCATTGATGGAGTCATGGAGCGCGTCCGTAAAATG ACGGACCAGTGCACCGGCCTGCAGGGGTTCCTCGTCTTTCACAGTTTTGGAGGTGGAACCGGCTCCGGCTTCACCTCTTTGCTGATGGAGCGTCTTTCTGTCGACTATGGCAAGAAATCCAAGCTGGAGTTTGCTGTGTACCCAGCCCCTCAGGTGTCCACCGCTGTGGTGGAGCCCTACAATGCCATCCTCACCACCCACACCACCTTAGAGCACTCCGACTGCGCCTTCATGGTGGACAACGAAGCCATCTACGACATATGTAGGCGCAACATGGACATCGACAGTCCCGGTTACACCAACCTCAACAGATTGATCGGTCAGATTGTGTCCTCAATCACAGCCTCCCTTCGTTTCGACGGCTCCCTCAATGTGGACCTGATGGAGTTCCAGACCAATCTGGTCCCATTTCCACGTATCCACTTCCCTCTGGTTACCTACTCGCCCATCATCTCTGCTGAGAAGGCGTATCACGAGCAGCTGACTGTGTCCGAGATCACAAGCGCCTGCTTTGAGCCGACCAATCAGATGGTCAAGTGTGACCCCCGTCATGGCAAGTACATGGCGTGCTGCATGCTGTACCGAGGCGATGTCGTCCCTAAGGATGTAAATGCTGCCATCGCAAACATAAAGACCAGACGTTCTATTCAGTTCGTCGACTGGTGCCCAACTGGATTTAAG GTGGGCATCAACTACCAACCTCCGACTGCGGTCCCTGGTGGAGACCTGGCCAAAGTCCAGAGGGCTGTTTGCATGCTGAGCAACACCACGGCCATCGCTGAGGCCTGGTCACGTCTCGATCACAAGTTCGACCTCATGTACGCCAAGCGTGCGTTCGTCCACTGGTATGTAGGTGAAGGTATGGAGGAGGGAGAGTTCGCAGAGGCCAGAGAGGACCTGGCCTGTCTCGAAAGGGATTACGAGGATTTGGGTCAAACATACCCAGATTctgaaaatgatgatgaagacCAAGAATACTGA
- the klhl12 gene encoding kelch-like protein 12 isoform X2, giving the protein MCSYSYCLPVVEKVFKSFNDSWSSLRSVSDSQGNMAPKDIMTNSHAKSILNAMNSLRKSNTLCDITLRVENTDFPAHRIVLAACSDYFCAMFTSELAEKGKSFVDIQGLTAATMEILLDFVYTETVLVTVENVQELLPAACLLQLKGVKRACCDFLESQLDPSNCLGIRDFAETHNCLDLMQAAELFSQKHFSEVVQHEEFMLLSQTEVEKLIKCDEIQVDSEEPVFEAVLNWVKHNRKEREPYLPDMLEFVRLPLLTPRYITDVIDAEPLIRCSLPCRDLVDEAKKFHLRPELRSEMQGPRTQARLGAKEVLLVIGGFGSQQSPIDIVEKYDPKTQEWSFLPNIARKRRYVATVSLHDRVYVIGGYDGRSRLSSVECLDYTADEDGVWYTVATMNVRRGLAGATTLGDMIYVAGGFDGSRRHTSMERYDPNIDQWSMLGDMQTAREGAGLVVASGLIYCLGGYDGLNILNSVERYDPHTGHWTSVTPMATKRSGAGVALLNDHIYVVGGFDGVSHLDSVEVYNIRTDYWTTVASMTTPRCYVGATVLRGRLYAIAGYDGNSLLSSIECYDPVIDSWEVVTSMATQRCDAGVCVLREK; this is encoded by the exons ATGTGTAGCTATAGTTATTGCCTcccagtggtggaaaaagtatTCAAATCTTTTAACG ATTCCTGGAGTAGTTTGAGATCTGTGAGCGATTCTCAAGGCAACATGGCTCCCAAGGACATCATGACCAACTCTCATGCCAAATCCATCCTCAATGCCATGAACTCACTTCGCAAGAGCAACACACTCTGTGATATCACACTGAGGGTGGAGAACACAGATTTTCCGGCGCACCGGATCGTCTTGGCTGCCTGCAGTGACTACTTTTGTGCCATGTTCACCAGTGAG CTCGCAGAGAAGGGGAAATCTTTTGTCGACATTCAGGGGCTCACTGCAGCAACTATGGAGATCCTTTTGGACTTTGTGTACACAGAGACGGTGCTAGTTACAGTGGAGAACGTGCAAGAGCTGCTTCCTGCAGCGTGCTTACTGCAGCTCAAAG GGGTAAAGAGAGCGTGTTGTGATTTTTTGGAGAGTCAGCTCGATCCTTCCAACTGCCTGGGCATTCGCGACTTTGCTGAAACTCACAACTGCCTCGACCTGATGCAGGCCGCTGAGCTCTTCTCCCAGAAGCATTTTTCCGAGGTGGTTCAGCACGAGGAGTTCATGCTGCTCAGTCAGACAGAAGTCGAAAAGCtcataaaatgtgatgaaaTCCAG gtGGACTCAGAGGAGCCTGTGTTTGAAGCCGTGTTAAACTGGGTCAAACACAACCGCAAAGAGCGAGAGCCCTACCTGCCAGACATGCTCGAATTCGTCCGACTGCCACTCCTGACCCCCCGTTACATTACAGATGTCATTGATGCTGAG CCCCTCATTCGGTGTAGCCTGCCATGTCGAGACCTTGTTGATGAAGCCAAGAAATTCCACTTAAGACCGGAGCTGAGGAGTGAGATGCAGGGCCCACGCACACAAGCAAGATTAG GTGCCAAAGAAGTCCTGTTGGTTATAGGTGGGTTTGGCAGCCAACAATCACCGATAGACATAGTTGAGAAATATGATCCGAAAACACAAGAATGGAGCTTCCTTCCT AACATTGCACGGAAAAGACGTTACGTCGCCACGGTGTCTCTCCACGATCGAGTTTATGTCATCGGAGGCTATGACGGACGGTCAAGGCTCAGCTCTGTGGAGTGCCTGGACTACACAGCAGACGAGGACGGTGTTTGGTACACGGTCGCCACCATGAATGTGCGTCGTGGCCTCGCTGGAGCCACGACACTCGGAG ACATGATCTATGTGGCTGGGGGCTTCGATGGCAGCCGGCGTCACACCAGCATGGAGCGATACGACCCTAACATTGACCAGTGGAGCATGCTGGGAGATATGCAGACTGCCAGAGAAGGAGCTGGTCTGGTGGTGGCCAGTGGACTCATATACTGTCTAG GTGGATATGACGGATTAAACATCCTAAATTCAGTGGAGCGGTATGACCCACACACAGGCCACTGGACCAGTGTTACACCCATGGCCACTAAGCGGTCAG GCGCTGGTGTGGCGTTACTCAACGACCACATCTACGTGGTGGGAGGCTTTGATGGTGTTTCACACCTCGACTCTGTGGAGGTTTACAACATCAGAACAGACTATTGGACCACTGTAGCCAGTATGACCACGCCTCGATGTTACGTAGGAGCAACTGTCCTAAGAGGACGTCTCTACGCCATCGCCGG ATATGACGGGAACTCTCTCCTCAGCAGTATTGAATGTTACGACCCGGTCATCGACTCCTGGGAGGTTGTCACTTCGATGGCGACGCAGCGGTGCGACGCGGGCGTCTGCGTTCTACGAGAAAAGTGA
- the klhl12 gene encoding kelch-like protein 12 isoform X1: protein MSHQCLRVTVGPHQQQPGGQEQEQELLTGFDCRVYLQCCCCYSSTRCEYFQPLIQDSWSSLRSVSDSQGNMAPKDIMTNSHAKSILNAMNSLRKSNTLCDITLRVENTDFPAHRIVLAACSDYFCAMFTSELAEKGKSFVDIQGLTAATMEILLDFVYTETVLVTVENVQELLPAACLLQLKGVKRACCDFLESQLDPSNCLGIRDFAETHNCLDLMQAAELFSQKHFSEVVQHEEFMLLSQTEVEKLIKCDEIQVDSEEPVFEAVLNWVKHNRKEREPYLPDMLEFVRLPLLTPRYITDVIDAEPLIRCSLPCRDLVDEAKKFHLRPELRSEMQGPRTQARLGAKEVLLVIGGFGSQQSPIDIVEKYDPKTQEWSFLPNIARKRRYVATVSLHDRVYVIGGYDGRSRLSSVECLDYTADEDGVWYTVATMNVRRGLAGATTLGDMIYVAGGFDGSRRHTSMERYDPNIDQWSMLGDMQTAREGAGLVVASGLIYCLGGYDGLNILNSVERYDPHTGHWTSVTPMATKRSGAGVALLNDHIYVVGGFDGVSHLDSVEVYNIRTDYWTTVASMTTPRCYVGATVLRGRLYAIAGYDGNSLLSSIECYDPVIDSWEVVTSMATQRCDAGVCVLREK, encoded by the exons ATTCCTGGAGTAGTTTGAGATCTGTGAGCGATTCTCAAGGCAACATGGCTCCCAAGGACATCATGACCAACTCTCATGCCAAATCCATCCTCAATGCCATGAACTCACTTCGCAAGAGCAACACACTCTGTGATATCACACTGAGGGTGGAGAACACAGATTTTCCGGCGCACCGGATCGTCTTGGCTGCCTGCAGTGACTACTTTTGTGCCATGTTCACCAGTGAG CTCGCAGAGAAGGGGAAATCTTTTGTCGACATTCAGGGGCTCACTGCAGCAACTATGGAGATCCTTTTGGACTTTGTGTACACAGAGACGGTGCTAGTTACAGTGGAGAACGTGCAAGAGCTGCTTCCTGCAGCGTGCTTACTGCAGCTCAAAG GGGTAAAGAGAGCGTGTTGTGATTTTTTGGAGAGTCAGCTCGATCCTTCCAACTGCCTGGGCATTCGCGACTTTGCTGAAACTCACAACTGCCTCGACCTGATGCAGGCCGCTGAGCTCTTCTCCCAGAAGCATTTTTCCGAGGTGGTTCAGCACGAGGAGTTCATGCTGCTCAGTCAGACAGAAGTCGAAAAGCtcataaaatgtgatgaaaTCCAG gtGGACTCAGAGGAGCCTGTGTTTGAAGCCGTGTTAAACTGGGTCAAACACAACCGCAAAGAGCGAGAGCCCTACCTGCCAGACATGCTCGAATTCGTCCGACTGCCACTCCTGACCCCCCGTTACATTACAGATGTCATTGATGCTGAG CCCCTCATTCGGTGTAGCCTGCCATGTCGAGACCTTGTTGATGAAGCCAAGAAATTCCACTTAAGACCGGAGCTGAGGAGTGAGATGCAGGGCCCACGCACACAAGCAAGATTAG GTGCCAAAGAAGTCCTGTTGGTTATAGGTGGGTTTGGCAGCCAACAATCACCGATAGACATAGTTGAGAAATATGATCCGAAAACACAAGAATGGAGCTTCCTTCCT AACATTGCACGGAAAAGACGTTACGTCGCCACGGTGTCTCTCCACGATCGAGTTTATGTCATCGGAGGCTATGACGGACGGTCAAGGCTCAGCTCTGTGGAGTGCCTGGACTACACAGCAGACGAGGACGGTGTTTGGTACACGGTCGCCACCATGAATGTGCGTCGTGGCCTCGCTGGAGCCACGACACTCGGAG ACATGATCTATGTGGCTGGGGGCTTCGATGGCAGCCGGCGTCACACCAGCATGGAGCGATACGACCCTAACATTGACCAGTGGAGCATGCTGGGAGATATGCAGACTGCCAGAGAAGGAGCTGGTCTGGTGGTGGCCAGTGGACTCATATACTGTCTAG GTGGATATGACGGATTAAACATCCTAAATTCAGTGGAGCGGTATGACCCACACACAGGCCACTGGACCAGTGTTACACCCATGGCCACTAAGCGGTCAG GCGCTGGTGTGGCGTTACTCAACGACCACATCTACGTGGTGGGAGGCTTTGATGGTGTTTCACACCTCGACTCTGTGGAGGTTTACAACATCAGAACAGACTATTGGACCACTGTAGCCAGTATGACCACGCCTCGATGTTACGTAGGAGCAACTGTCCTAAGAGGACGTCTCTACGCCATCGCCGG ATATGACGGGAACTCTCTCCTCAGCAGTATTGAATGTTACGACCCGGTCATCGACTCCTGGGAGGTTGTCACTTCGATGGCGACGCAGCGGTGCGACGCGGGCGTCTGCGTTCTACGAGAAAAGTGA
- the klhl12 gene encoding kelch-like protein 12 isoform X3, with translation MAPKDIMTNSHAKSILNAMNSLRKSNTLCDITLRVENTDFPAHRIVLAACSDYFCAMFTSELAEKGKSFVDIQGLTAATMEILLDFVYTETVLVTVENVQELLPAACLLQLKGVKRACCDFLESQLDPSNCLGIRDFAETHNCLDLMQAAELFSQKHFSEVVQHEEFMLLSQTEVEKLIKCDEIQVDSEEPVFEAVLNWVKHNRKEREPYLPDMLEFVRLPLLTPRYITDVIDAEPLIRCSLPCRDLVDEAKKFHLRPELRSEMQGPRTQARLGAKEVLLVIGGFGSQQSPIDIVEKYDPKTQEWSFLPNIARKRRYVATVSLHDRVYVIGGYDGRSRLSSVECLDYTADEDGVWYTVATMNVRRGLAGATTLGDMIYVAGGFDGSRRHTSMERYDPNIDQWSMLGDMQTAREGAGLVVASGLIYCLGGYDGLNILNSVERYDPHTGHWTSVTPMATKRSGAGVALLNDHIYVVGGFDGVSHLDSVEVYNIRTDYWTTVASMTTPRCYVGATVLRGRLYAIAGYDGNSLLSSIECYDPVIDSWEVVTSMATQRCDAGVCVLREK, from the exons ATGGCTCCCAAGGACATCATGACCAACTCTCATGCCAAATCCATCCTCAATGCCATGAACTCACTTCGCAAGAGCAACACACTCTGTGATATCACACTGAGGGTGGAGAACACAGATTTTCCGGCGCACCGGATCGTCTTGGCTGCCTGCAGTGACTACTTTTGTGCCATGTTCACCAGTGAG CTCGCAGAGAAGGGGAAATCTTTTGTCGACATTCAGGGGCTCACTGCAGCAACTATGGAGATCCTTTTGGACTTTGTGTACACAGAGACGGTGCTAGTTACAGTGGAGAACGTGCAAGAGCTGCTTCCTGCAGCGTGCTTACTGCAGCTCAAAG GGGTAAAGAGAGCGTGTTGTGATTTTTTGGAGAGTCAGCTCGATCCTTCCAACTGCCTGGGCATTCGCGACTTTGCTGAAACTCACAACTGCCTCGACCTGATGCAGGCCGCTGAGCTCTTCTCCCAGAAGCATTTTTCCGAGGTGGTTCAGCACGAGGAGTTCATGCTGCTCAGTCAGACAGAAGTCGAAAAGCtcataaaatgtgatgaaaTCCAG gtGGACTCAGAGGAGCCTGTGTTTGAAGCCGTGTTAAACTGGGTCAAACACAACCGCAAAGAGCGAGAGCCCTACCTGCCAGACATGCTCGAATTCGTCCGACTGCCACTCCTGACCCCCCGTTACATTACAGATGTCATTGATGCTGAG CCCCTCATTCGGTGTAGCCTGCCATGTCGAGACCTTGTTGATGAAGCCAAGAAATTCCACTTAAGACCGGAGCTGAGGAGTGAGATGCAGGGCCCACGCACACAAGCAAGATTAG GTGCCAAAGAAGTCCTGTTGGTTATAGGTGGGTTTGGCAGCCAACAATCACCGATAGACATAGTTGAGAAATATGATCCGAAAACACAAGAATGGAGCTTCCTTCCT AACATTGCACGGAAAAGACGTTACGTCGCCACGGTGTCTCTCCACGATCGAGTTTATGTCATCGGAGGCTATGACGGACGGTCAAGGCTCAGCTCTGTGGAGTGCCTGGACTACACAGCAGACGAGGACGGTGTTTGGTACACGGTCGCCACCATGAATGTGCGTCGTGGCCTCGCTGGAGCCACGACACTCGGAG ACATGATCTATGTGGCTGGGGGCTTCGATGGCAGCCGGCGTCACACCAGCATGGAGCGATACGACCCTAACATTGACCAGTGGAGCATGCTGGGAGATATGCAGACTGCCAGAGAAGGAGCTGGTCTGGTGGTGGCCAGTGGACTCATATACTGTCTAG GTGGATATGACGGATTAAACATCCTAAATTCAGTGGAGCGGTATGACCCACACACAGGCCACTGGACCAGTGTTACACCCATGGCCACTAAGCGGTCAG GCGCTGGTGTGGCGTTACTCAACGACCACATCTACGTGGTGGGAGGCTTTGATGGTGTTTCACACCTCGACTCTGTGGAGGTTTACAACATCAGAACAGACTATTGGACCACTGTAGCCAGTATGACCACGCCTCGATGTTACGTAGGAGCAACTGTCCTAAGAGGACGTCTCTACGCCATCGCCGG ATATGACGGGAACTCTCTCCTCAGCAGTATTGAATGTTACGACCCGGTCATCGACTCCTGGGAGGTTGTCACTTCGATGGCGACGCAGCGGTGCGACGCGGGCGTCTGCGTTCTACGAGAAAAGTGA